A single region of the Silene latifolia isolate original U9 population chromosome 8, ASM4854445v1, whole genome shotgun sequence genome encodes:
- the LOC141595796 gene encoding auxin-binding protein ABP19b-like — protein sequence MNSNLAFFLTCALLISLSEALVVDFCVTDPDLPTGPEGNACKNPSNVTVDDFIYTGFRTPGQTSVIFNNSIDGAFVDTFPGLNGLGLSMARLDFGVNGVIPMHSHPRASEVLILAKGSIIAGFIDTNDVAYYKKLQVGDVIIFPQGLLHFQVNVGESLALAFVSLNNANPGIQITSTSLFAGNLPAKLVEKTTLLDHDQVIKLRKAFGKSLT from the coding sequence ATGAATTCTAATCTCGCGTTTTTTTTAACATGTGCCCTTCTTATTTCACTCTCAGAAGCCCTTGTGGTGGATTTCTGTGTCACAGATCCAGATCTCCCAACGGGTCCTGAGGGCAACGCTTGCAAAAACCCTAGTAATGTTACTGTTGATGATTTTATTTACACTGGCTTTCGTACCCCCGGACAAACCTCAGTCATTTTCAACAACAGCATAGATGGTGCCTTTGTTGATACGTTCCCTGGTTTAAATGGGTTAGGCCTTTCAATGGCGAGGTTAGATTTCGGGGTAAATGGGGTTATTCCTATGCATTCTCACCCGCGGGCGTCCGAGGTCTTAATTCTTGCCAAAGGGAGTATAATTGCAGGGTTTATTGATACTAATGATGTAGCATATTACAAAAAATTACAAGTTGGTGATGTTATTATCTTTCCACAAGGATTATTGCATTTTCAAGTTAATGTCGGAGAAAGTCTGGCTCTTGCATTTGTTAGTTTGAACAATGCAAACCCCGGAATTCAAATCACTTCTACTTCTTTGTTCGCCGGGAATTTACCAGCTAAGCTAGTTGAGAAAACTACGCTTCTTGACCACGACCAAGTGATTAAGCTTAGGAAGGCCTTTGGCAAGAGTTTAACTTGA